A region of Ignavibacteriales bacterium DNA encodes the following proteins:
- a CDS encoding glycosyltransferase family 2 protein, whose amino-acid sequence MENILAIVPAYNEEKSIAGVIDELSNIDVKLDVLVVNDGSTDKTSLVARQTKKAKVLDLPINLGIGGAVQTGFIYALRNNYDIAIQFDGDAQHIASEIKNIIAPILQKEADVVIGSRFLDGYKKFKTDKSRKLGIVIFQFVNSIMNRQRITDSTSGFRAYNRKAIQFFSEYYPTDYPEPEAVILLIRKGFALKEVAVEMRQRWQGISSISMFDGIYYMIKVLLSIFMTYLRTFGRK is encoded by the coding sequence ATGGAAAATATATTAGCAATAGTGCCAGCGTACAACGAAGAAAAGAGTATTGCTGGGGTAATAGATGAACTAAGCAATATTGATGTTAAATTGGACGTATTGGTAGTGAACGATGGCTCTACGGATAAAACTTCTCTTGTCGCACGTCAAACAAAAAAAGCTAAGGTATTAGATCTTCCCATAAATTTAGGCATTGGCGGCGCGGTGCAAACCGGTTTCATATATGCTTTAAGAAATAATTATGATATAGCAATCCAATTCGATGGAGATGCACAACACATTGCGAGTGAAATAAAAAATATTATCGCACCTATCCTGCAAAAGGAAGCTGATGTCGTTATTGGAAGCAGATTCTTAGATGGCTATAAAAAATTTAAAACAGATAAAAGCAGAAAATTAGGGATTGTCATATTTCAGTTTGTCAATTCTATTATGAATAGACAGCGTATTACAGATAGCACATCAGGTTTTCGTGCTTATAATAGAAAAGCTATTCAGTTTTTTTCGGAATATTATCCTACCGATTATCCTGAACCTGAAGCTGTAATATTATTGATAAGAAAAGGTTTTGCTTTAAAGGAAGTGGCAGTGGAAATGAGACAACGATGGCAGGGAATATCTTCTATCTCAATGTTTGATGGGATATATTATATGATTAAAGTCTTGTTATCCATCTTTATGACGTATTTAAGAACTTTTGGAAGAAAATAG
- a CDS encoding winged helix-turn-helix domain-containing protein, which yields MLDSIITSKTRVKLLLKFFLNPETKAYLRGLSDEFGESSNGVRLELNRLTKAGLLTSESDGNKKVYRANVKNALFPEINKIIKKDFGIDIIENVLHNLGNVELAFVTGDYAKGIDGGVIDLVIVGEVNKVYMNELIEVTEKTIKRKIRALVLNKVEYKKLKDGLKIDKALVVWNNEPKKDD from the coding sequence TTGCTTGATTCCATAATTACATCAAAAACTAGAGTAAAGCTTCTGTTGAAGTTTTTTCTAAATCCGGAAACAAAAGCATATCTACGGGGATTGTCAGATGAATTTGGCGAATCATCCAATGGAGTAAGATTAGAACTTAATCGGCTTACAAAAGCAGGCTTACTTACATCTGAAAGTGATGGTAATAAGAAGGTGTATCGGGCAAATGTTAAAAATGCATTATTCCCGGAAATTAACAAAATAATTAAAAAGGACTTTGGCATAGATATCATTGAAAATGTTTTACACAATTTGGGTAATGTTGAATTAGCTTTTGTGACAGGCGATTATGCAAAAGGGATTGATGGAGGTGTCATCGATCTCGTAATTGTTGGTGAAGTAAATAAAGTATACATGAATGAGCTCATAGAAGTAACCGAAAAAACTATTAAAAGAAAAATCAGAGCGCTTGTACTAAATAAAGTTGAGTATAAAAAATTGAAAGATGGACTCAAAATAGATAAGGCTTTGGTTGTTTGGAATAATGAACCTAAGAAGGATGATTGA
- a CDS encoding DUF2304 domain-containing protein — MEIHRVQFFAIIGSISIFLFVIELIRKKRIREQYSLLWFFFGIVFIVLSIWEEGLARIAHFIGIAYPPAALLLILVIAIFLILIQFSVIISRLSDKNDKLVQEVALLKGEIEKIDKKS, encoded by the coding sequence ATGGAAATTCATAGAGTACAATTTTTTGCAATTATTGGCAGCATATCTATTTTTTTGTTCGTAATTGAACTCATAAGAAAGAAACGGATAAGAGAGCAATATTCTCTTCTATGGTTCTTCTTCGGCATCGTATTTATCGTATTGTCCATTTGGGAAGAGGGATTAGCACGAATTGCTCACTTTATAGGTATTGCTTATCCGCCTGCCGCTCTCCTTCTAATTTTAGTTATAGCTATTTTTCTAATTTTAATACAATTTTCTGTTATTATTTCAAGGCTGTCTGATAAAAATGATAAACTTGTTCAGGAAGTCGCTCTTCTCAAGGGTGAAATTGAGAAAATAGATAAAAAGTCTTAG